The following coding sequences are from one Solea solea chromosome 4, fSolSol10.1, whole genome shotgun sequence window:
- the znrd2 gene encoding protein ZNRD2, whose amino-acid sequence MALNGDDEDFEWEPPTDAELKVIHAQRERQDKISKLMGNYLLKGYKMLGDCCDACGTILLQDKQQKNYCVSCQELDSDIDKDNPALNAQAALSQVREGQLAAQSPAPSQVPEVNGGPGSSQASALVPQPRPEHCEGAAAGGRASLLPPAMPSPPPPPAAAVLAPARPPVSPQSPAARPVLQEAEEAILTKLRWATTQLQSSASLEASIQLCSLISSCANSLRSLKELSQ is encoded by the exons ATGGCTTTGAATGGAG ATGACGAGGACTTTGAGTGGGAGCCTCCGACAGATGCGGAGTTAAAGGTCATCCATGCTCAACGGGAGCGACAAGATAAAATCAGCAAGCTGATGGGCAACTACCTGCTCAAAGGATACAAGATGCTGGGGGACTGCTGTGACGCGTGTGGG ACTATTCTTCTCCAGgacaaacagcagaaaaactACTGTGTGTCATGTCAGGAGCTGGACTCTGATATTGACAAGGACAaccctg CTCTTAACGCACAGGCAGCGTTGTCCCAGGTGAGAGAAGGGCAGCTTGCAGCCCAGTCTCCGGCACCGTCCCAGGTCCCTGAAGTCAACGGAGGCCCCGGCAGCAGCCAGGCAAGCGCTTTAGTTCCTCAGCCCAGACCCGAGCACTGTGAGGGggctgctgcaggaggaagagCCTCCCTGCTTCCACCTGCCATGccatctcctccacctcctcctgccgCTGCAGTCCTGGCACCAGCTCGTCCTCCAGTTAGTCCACAGAGCCCCGCTGCCCGACCTGTGTTGCAAGAAGCTGAGGAGGCTATTCTTACCAAACTTCGTTGGGCCACCACCCAGCTACAGAGCTCAGCCTCCTTAGAGGCAAGCATCCAGCTCTGCAGCCTCATCTCCAGCTGTGCCAACTCTCTGCGCAGCCTCAAGGAGCTCAGCCAGTAA